A window of Exiguobacterium sp. Helios genomic DNA:
TTTAACTGAGCGAAGAAGATCGCTTGGTCACCGTGAACAACTGTACCGGCTTTGTTCGTGTATGAACCGAACTCGAACCAGAATGGTGCGTAGAAGATGTGGTGAAGACCAAATGGAATCAATGAACGTTCAATGAGACCAAAGACGAATGCTGCAAGTGTTGGGTTTTTCTCCATCATGAAGTGGGAGAATGTGTTCAACCCGTCTTGAGCGAACGGCCAAACGAAAACAAGTACAAGACCTGCAAATAATGAAACAACTGCTGTAACGATTGGAACAAAACGTTTTCCTGCGAAGAATCCGAGGAATTGCGGCAATTCGAGATTATGATACTTCCCGTATGCCCAGGCTGCGATTAAACCGATGATGATACCACCGAAAACACCTGTTTGAAGTGTCGGGATACCGAGTACGTTTGCGTATCCTTGTCCGTTAGCAACCATTTCTGGTGTAACGCCGAGCCAAACGCTCATTGTTTTGTTCATGATCAGGAATCCGACGATGGCAGCAAGTCCGGCAGCGCCGTCTCCTGCTAATCCGATCGCGACACCGACCGCGAATAAGAGTGCTAAGTTACCGAAGATGATATCCCCGGCTGCTTCCATCAATTTTGCAACCTTGATGATTGCATCATTTTTTAAGAACTCGAGTTTTGACGTCAAGTTCGGATTTTGCATCGCGTTACCGAATCCAAGTAAGATCCCGGCAGCAGGCAAAATCGCAACAGGAAGCATCAACGCTTTACCGACACGTTGAAGAACAGCAAAAATCTGTTTGAACATGTGTGTTTCCTCCTTTTGATGTACGAGCTAAGAATAAGGAATAATACCAATGACAGGTCGAAAAAAGTCAGACATCTGACCGATTTTTACAGAAAAAAATCAGGCACAAGCGGATTGTAGACAAAATACACTTATCCCGTAAAAATAGAAACGGAAATAAATCATCTTGCCCGACATCCCACTCATGCCTGATCGTATCAGTAACACGTAGTCCGTGCGGTCATTTACCTAAATCGTACTGCACTAAGCGTTGCAGATGCATCGTAAGATACGTCGCTTCGCCGCGCGGTACCGCTTTCTTCAACTGACGTTCCATGATGGACATCAGCTCCCAAGCAGTATCATAGCACAGCGGATATTCTTCGCGCAATAGCTTTTCTACTTTTTCTGGCGCCTCTAGGTACTCCCCATTGGAAACCCTTTCAATCGCCGATCGTAAGTGCCGGATTAAACGCTTGTAATCCAGTGATTTCCGGTCGATTTTAATCTGTAACCGTTGTTCGATATGACTCGCAATTAATCCAACCAATTGATGGTGCCGGTTGACTTCGAGTACATCTTTGAAGTTCGTCGCCGAATGAATATGAAGGGCAATAAATCCGGTTTCAGCCGGCGGTAAATAAAAATTCATCTCGGCGCTGATGAATTCAACGATTTCTTCAGCTAAAGCATACTCTTCCGGATACAAGGCTTCGGTTTCAGCAAGAAACGGATTCGTCACTTCCATCCCTTGTTCAAGTCGCTTGAATGTAAACGTCAAGTGATCCGTCAAACCGATGTGAATATGTTCATCCACCCGTTTTCCGAATCGCGTTTCAATCATTGAAACGATTTCATTCATCAAGGCGATGAAGTTTTCATCCAAATGTCCGACAAGTGCTTTGTACTGCGCCTGTTCGTCTTTATCCTTTAACGTATACACTTTTTCTAATTTATCAAGATCCGTTAGTTGATCGCCTGGCTTCCGACCGAAGCCAATCCCTTTTGCGAGGATAATGACTTCCTGGTTGGCACCAGTCGAACAAATGACGACATTATTATTCAAGACTTTGATAACGTGGTACATTTGTTTATCCATTCGCTCTCAACCCTATCTGCTCTTACACATTTTTTAAAAGACACTGTTTTCATTATAACGTGTTTTCACATACTAAAAAAGCCTACTCACTCAAGTAGACTTTAAAACATTTGGTAACCGCTCTTACGCAGGAAGCGAATCGACATCCCGGCGATGATGATTCCGGCAAGACCGGCTACGAACATCGTGATGTCTGCCGTCTGCAGACCCATGATACGTTCCCCAAGTTTCGGAATCGCTTCACGCGCACTCGTGAAATAATCCAGTGTCGACTGGTTATCAATCATCATGATGATGATGATCGGATACAGGACAAGCATGATCCACGTACTGCGTAATAACATGTTTAAGATAAAACCGATACTAAAGAACATGACGAGATAAAGAACGCTCCCGATCACGGCTTGAATGATATGCATAATGTTCCCCCTTTAAATCTCTTTTAGTATAACCGACAAAAAAGGCAAATGCACGAGTGTACATTTGCCTAAAACGTGAACTTAGAATTTACCTTTTTTGATGGCAAGACCAATCTTTTTAAGCTCAAGGAAATGTTTGTTGTCGATGACTTTTTTCATGAATGATGCATTGCGGCCGTAAATCTTCTTACCGAAGACCATTCCGATTCCATCTTTATGACCAAGTGAAGCGACAGTTCCTTTGTTTTCATATGTGAATGTCGATGTTTGACGTCCACCGATGAGTGCTGCAATGTTTTCAGCCACTTTGTGTGCCTGTTGTGTCGCGATTTGTGCTGTCGGCGGGTACGGACGGTTTGAAGCCGGATCCATAACAGCTGAACAGTCACCAATCATGAAGACATTTTCATGTCCAGGAACACGGAGATCTTCTGCAACGACTACACGGTTACGCATCGCTTCGAAACCAGATGCTGCAACAACAGGGTTTCCGCTGACGCCACCTGTCCAGATGATTGTGTTCGCTTCGATTGTTTCTGTCGTATCACCTTGAAGTGGTCCGAATGTCACGCTACCCGGTCCACATTCCTTGATGCCGTTACCGAGTTTAAACTCGATGCCTTGGCGCTCAAGCCATTTGTGTGCGTAGTTAACGAGATCGGCATCAAATCCAGGAAGGACTGTTGGAGCCGCTTCGATATTGACGACACGAACAAGTTCGCGTGGGATGTCATACTGTTTGCACAGTTCAGGGATCCGGTTGACGAGCTCACCCATGAACTCGATTCCTGTAAACCCGGCACCACCGACGACGATCGTCAAGAGTGAACGGTTTGTTGAACCCGTCGTTTTGTACTCTGCGAATGAGTAGTCGATGTGTTCTTTGATTTTCCGGACACTGTTCAATGAACTGATTGTTAGAGCATTCTCTTTCAACCCTTTGATGCCGAATGTTTCAGGAACTCCACCGAGTGCCACGACGACATAATCGTAAGGGACTGTCCCGCCATCCACAAGCTTCACTGTATTGTTTGCTGTATCGACTTTTTCGACGATTCCTTTAACAAGCTTAACGCGTGAAGGATTGATGACATCATTGATATAGATACGTGCTTGTTCAGCAGACATCGTACCTGCTGCTGGTTCGTGTAACCACGTTGTTTGATAATGATAATCGTGTTTGTTGATTAATGTAATGTTCGCTTGGTCGACGCCAAGTTTTTTCTGAAGGTTGACTGCTGTGATCAATCCACCGTAGCCGGCTCCGAGAATAACAATATTTGGTGTGTTCATGTTCTAATACCCCTTACGCATAATAGTTTTGTTGTGATTTTCTTCACATTCAATTGCAGATAAATGCTCAAAAACTTTGTTCAAATAATGTTCACACGTCTATACGTTTATTGAACCATTTTCTATCATAGATTGCAAAGGGAAATTATGCAAACCCAAAAAAATGTGAGATGTCCCGTACTTGCAACATGGAACCCCTCTTCCTATATAATAGAGGTATCCAACTTTAGGAGGGACTCAGATGCACCAACCATATGATGTAACGATTATCGGCGGCGGTCCGGTCGGACTGTTCACCGCGTTTTACTCAGGCATGCGTCAAATGAAGACGAAAGTCATCGAAAGTCTGCCGCAACTCGGCGGACAACTTGCGACGCTCTATCCTGAAAAATATATATACGATATTGCCGGCTTCCCGAAAGTCAAAGCTCAGGACTTAGTCGACCGCCTGCTTGAACAAGCAAATGAATTCGATCCGACTTACGTTCTCGGCGAAACCGTCCTTGCTTATGAACGACTTGATGACGGACTGATCCGTCTCGTCACGAACAAAGGTGAACACTATACGAGAACCGTCATTCTGACAGCCGGAAACGGTTCGTTTGCTGCCCGCCCGCTCGGTGTCGCCGATGCCGAACGGTTCGAAGAAAGCAACTTACACTATTTCGTCAACGAGATGGACCGCTTTAAGGACCGTCAAGTCGTCTTGCTCGGCGGCGGCGATTCTGCCGTCGACTGGTCACTGATGCTTGAGCCGATTGCAAAATCAGTTACCCTCGTCCACCGACGTGATAAGTTCCGTGCCCATGAACATACGGTCGAATTGTTGCATAACTCGTCCGTCAATGTCATGACACCGTATACACTCGAATCGGTTACCGGTGAAGACAGCATCGAAACGTTGACATTCAAACACGCCGAGACGGATGAAGTCATCGTCGTCGGTGCCGATGATGTCGTCTGCAACTTCGGTTTCGTCTCATCACTCGGTCCGCTCAAGGAGTGGGAAGTCGAATTCGAACGGAACTCGATCCGTGTCAACTCGAAGATGGAAACAGCGATTCCCGGTGTTTTCGCCTGCGGCGATATCGCGACCTATGACGGTCGTGTCAAATTGATCGCGACCGGTTTCGGTGAAGCGCCGATTGCCGTCAACCAAGCGAAGTTGCTTGTCGATCCATCGGCACGTCATCCGCAGCACTCGACAAGTCTGTTTGAAAAAGTTAAAAATCATTAAGGTATAACCAACAACAGCGCCACCTCGATTTCAGGATCGAAGGGACGCTGTTTTTTTTGACTCAACTGTCGGATGATGATTCAAATAGAATCCGATACGTATACTCGACCAGTTGTTTCCCGCCCCGCGCGATTGATTGTTCGGAAACGAGTCGTCCGCCGAAACGTTCGTAAAAGTGACG
This region includes:
- the glcT gene encoding glucose PTS transporter transcription antiterminator GlcT, producing MDKQMYHVIKVLNNNVVICSTGANQEVIILAKGIGFGRKPGDQLTDLDKLEKVYTLKDKDEQAQYKALVGHLDENFIALMNEIVSMIETRFGKRVDEHIHIGLTDHLTFTFKRLEQGMEVTNPFLAETEALYPEEYALAEEIVEFISAEMNFYLPPAETGFIALHIHSATNFKDVLEVNRHHQLVGLIASHIEQRLQIKIDRKSLDYKRLIRHLRSAIERVSNGEYLEAPEKVEKLLREEYPLCYDTAWELMSIMERQLKKAVPRGEATYLTMHLQRLVQYDLGK
- a CDS encoding YuiB family protein; the protein is MHIIQAVIGSVLYLVMFFSIGFILNMLLRSTWIMLVLYPIIIIMMIDNQSTLDYFTSAREAIPKLGERIMGLQTADITMFVAGLAGIIIAGMSIRFLRKSGYQMF
- a CDS encoding NAD(P)/FAD-dependent oxidoreductase; translation: MNTPNIVILGAGYGGLITAVNLQKKLGVDQANITLINKHDYHYQTTWLHEPAAGTMSAEQARIYINDVINPSRVKLVKGIVEKVDTANNTVKLVDGGTVPYDYVVVALGGVPETFGIKGLKENALTISSLNSVRKIKEHIDYSFAEYKTTGSTNRSLLTIVVGGAGFTGIEFMGELVNRIPELCKQYDIPRELVRVVNIEAAPTVLPGFDADLVNYAHKWLERQGIEFKLGNGIKECGPGSVTFGPLQGDTTETIEANTIIWTGGVSGNPVVAASGFEAMRNRVVVAEDLRVPGHENVFMIGDCSAVMDPASNRPYPPTAQIATQQAHKVAENIAALIGGRQTSTFTYENKGTVASLGHKDGIGMVFGKKIYGRNASFMKKVIDNKHFLELKKIGLAIKKGKF
- a CDS encoding NAD(P)/FAD-dependent oxidoreductase — protein: MHQPYDVTIIGGGPVGLFTAFYSGMRQMKTKVIESLPQLGGQLATLYPEKYIYDIAGFPKVKAQDLVDRLLEQANEFDPTYVLGETVLAYERLDDGLIRLVTNKGEHYTRTVILTAGNGSFAARPLGVADAERFEESNLHYFVNEMDRFKDRQVVLLGGGDSAVDWSLMLEPIAKSVTLVHRRDKFRAHEHTVELLHNSSVNVMTPYTLESVTGEDSIETLTFKHAETDEVIVVGADDVVCNFGFVSSLGPLKEWEVEFERNSIRVNSKMETAIPGVFACGDIATYDGRVKLIATGFGEAPIAVNQAKLLVDPSARHPQHSTSLFEKVKNH